From Paenibacillus sp. V4I7, one genomic window encodes:
- a CDS encoding FtsW/RodA/SpoVE family cell cycle protein yields the protein MLAKLKNIDIPIVVILFAFMVISTMLVYSASIDHPKINVSITKILVLYGVGLAAFVASSLFDYRVLIRIAPYLYGIGIVSLVAVYFFGTKIHGARGWFELPGGLTFQPAELVKLILIVAVTALLARRKGDLLQIKNDIIPVGVAVLIPFILVLIQPDLGNAIIFVIILLGMIWIGNIKYSHVLLSTVVLIGAGFLFLTLYNYFHQSLFDMLKGYGFSHWMDRIDTFLYPQDVSDDDNYQVRNAVRAIGSGGLEGEGFLKGTSVHSNFIPFAYSDSIFVVVGEEFGFRGSAVLLLIYFLLIYRMILISIQSTQLSGAYIVVGVVSMFVFQIFENVGMMIGIMPLTGITLPFVSYGGTSLLINMLSLGLVMSVKLHQEREPEFF from the coding sequence ATGCTTGCCAAACTTAAAAACATAGATATTCCTATTGTTGTCATTTTGTTTGCCTTTATGGTCATTAGTACGATGCTTGTATATAGTGCATCTATTGATCATCCTAAAATTAACGTTAGTATTACGAAAATACTCGTCTTATATGGTGTTGGTCTAGCAGCGTTCGTTGCAAGCAGTTTATTTGATTATCGAGTACTAATCAGAATCGCTCCCTATCTTTATGGTATCGGCATCGTTTCTTTGGTCGCAGTCTACTTTTTTGGGACGAAAATTCATGGGGCGCGTGGCTGGTTTGAGCTCCCGGGCGGCTTAACCTTTCAACCAGCGGAGTTAGTGAAATTAATTCTAATCGTGGCTGTAACTGCACTGTTGGCAAGACGTAAAGGCGATTTACTGCAAATCAAGAATGATATTATCCCAGTCGGTGTGGCTGTGTTGATCCCGTTTATCTTGGTCCTCATTCAACCTGATCTAGGGAATGCGATCATTTTTGTGATCATTCTTTTGGGTATGATTTGGATTGGTAATATTAAATATTCGCATGTCTTACTTAGCACCGTTGTACTCATAGGCGCTGGATTCTTGTTCTTGACATTATATAATTATTTCCATCAATCCTTGTTTGATATGCTTAAGGGTTATGGTTTTAGTCATTGGATGGATCGTATCGATACATTCCTTTATCCGCAAGATGTGTCTGATGATGATAATTATCAAGTCCGTAATGCAGTAAGGGCGATCGGTTCAGGAGGGTTGGAAGGCGAAGGTTTTCTGAAAGGTACTTCTGTTCATAGTAATTTCATTCCATTCGCGTATTCCGATTCGATTTTCGTCGTTGTTGGTGAGGAATTCGGTTTCCGCGGGTCAGCGGTTCTATTGTTGATCTATTTTTTACTCATTTACCGCATGATCCTCATCTCGATCCAGAGTACTCAGCTTAGTGGAGCTTATATTGTGGTAGGTGTGGTTTCTATGTTCGTCTTTCAAATTTTTGAAAATGTCGGGATGATGATTGGTATCATGCCGTTAACGGGAATCACTCTCCCATTCGTCAGTTATGGGGGAACTTCTCTACTGATTAACATGCTTTCATTAGGCCTCGTGATGAGCGTAAAGCTGCATCAGGAACGTGAACCTGAATTTTTCTAA
- the minD gene encoding septum site-determining protein MinD — protein sequence MGEAIVVTSGKGGVGKTTTSANLGTALALLGKKVCMVDTDIGLRNLDVVMGLENRIIYDLVDVAEGRCRLPQALIKDKRFDELYLLPAAQTKDKHSVSPEQVRDIILELKKDFEFVIIDCPAGIEQGFKNAVAGADKAIVVTTPENAAVRDADRIIGLLENEKISSPKLVINRIRPLMMKKGEMLDIDEICSVLAIDLLGIVPDDEHVIKAANLGEPTVMNPSSRAAIAYRNIARRILGDTVPLMQLEDKSGWVKRMKKFIGIG from the coding sequence ATGGGAGAGGCAATCGTCGTCACTTCAGGAAAAGGCGGCGTTGGTAAAACAACGACATCTGCGAATCTTGGAACGGCACTAGCGCTTTTAGGGAAAAAAGTTTGCATGGTAGATACCGACATTGGACTGCGCAATCTGGATGTGGTCATGGGTCTGGAAAACCGAATTATTTACGACCTTGTGGATGTTGCAGAAGGCCGTTGCCGTTTGCCGCAAGCATTAATTAAGGATAAGCGCTTTGATGAGCTTTATCTTTTGCCAGCTGCTCAAACGAAGGATAAGCATTCTGTATCGCCAGAACAAGTAAGGGATATTATTTTGGAGCTCAAAAAAGATTTTGAATTTGTCATTATCGACTGTCCAGCAGGCATCGAACAAGGCTTCAAGAATGCCGTAGCCGGAGCAGACAAAGCGATCGTTGTTACCACACCGGAAAATGCGGCTGTACGTGATGCTGACCGCATTATCGGTTTGCTAGAGAATGAGAAAATCTCCTCACCTAAGTTAGTTATTAATCGCATTCGTCCATTGATGATGAAGAAAGGCGAGATGCTGGATATTGATGAAATATGCTCGGTACTCGCCATAGATTTGTTAGGGATAGTTCCAGATGACGAGCATGTGATCAAAGCAGCCAACTTAGGGGAACCTACCGTGATGAATCCGTCTTCGCGCGCAGCCATTGCTTACCGCAACATTGCTCGTCGCATATTGGGTGACACGGTCCCTCTCATGCAGTTGGAGGACAAAAGCGGCTGGGTCAAACGTATGAAAAAGTTTATCGGAATAGGTTGA
- the minC gene encoding septum site-determining protein MinC translates to MSVTKHHVMIKGVKDGLVFLLNDACEWQILLKELQHKLEKTHQQILTGPIIHVHVKLGSREATEEQKEEIRSVIRQKGNLLIQSIESETSKEEAAEESAVSMTTLKGMIRSGQTLHNEGDLLYLGDVNPGGTITSTGNIYIMGSLRGMAHAGVDGDENAIIAASHMRPTQLRIAGIISRPPDEWGIDEAFMEFAYVKEGKMEIDKLHQLHRIWPEPNLK, encoded by the coding sequence ATGTCTGTTACAAAGCACCATGTGATGATAAAAGGGGTCAAGGATGGCCTTGTTTTTTTGCTAAATGATGCATGCGAATGGCAAATCTTGCTGAAAGAGCTGCAGCACAAGCTTGAGAAAACGCATCAACAAATATTGACTGGACCGATTATTCATGTGCACGTTAAATTAGGCAGCAGAGAAGCGACTGAAGAACAGAAGGAAGAGATTCGGTCCGTCATCAGGCAAAAAGGCAACCTGCTAATCCAATCGATCGAAAGTGAGACGTCAAAAGAGGAAGCTGCAGAAGAGTCTGCGGTTTCTATGACAACGCTCAAAGGAATGATTCGGTCGGGACAAACCCTACACAACGAGGGTGATTTATTATATTTAGGCGATGTTAATCCTGGCGGAACGATTACATCTACAGGGAACATTTATATAATGGGGTCGCTTCGCGGCATGGCTCATGCGGGTGTTGACGGTGATGAGAATGCGATTATTGCTGCTTCTCATATGCGTCCCACGCAACTTAGGATTGCCGGAATCATTAGCCGTCCACCAGATGAATGGGGAATCGATGAGGCTTTCATGGAATTTGCTTATGTAAAAGAAGGTAAAATGGAAATCGACAAGCTGCACCAGCTTCATCGTATTTGGCCGGAACCGAATCTAAAATAA
- the mreD gene encoding rod shape-determining protein MreD, whose translation MIRHLLWLILLGLFILQGTLLVWLIPSSWQSNVNVTPHLTLVFILFIGLFHHRHTALIYGLLFGLLHDFNYYGSMLGVYSFGMGLTGYLAGLAQRRQPNLIFYNLLITGVGLLLFEFINYGINRLFKLIDIDLKFALTHYMLPSVLFNLLVALICYVPIRKLLEGKRIVPSGNED comes from the coding sequence GTGATTCGACATCTATTGTGGCTCATTTTACTCGGTTTGTTTATCCTGCAAGGAACCTTGCTTGTTTGGCTGATCCCTTCATCATGGCAATCTAACGTTAATGTTACACCCCATTTAACACTTGTATTCATTTTGTTTATCGGACTTTTTCATCATCGTCATACTGCTTTAATTTATGGGCTTTTGTTCGGACTATTGCATGACTTTAACTATTATGGATCGATGCTAGGTGTATATTCCTTCGGTATGGGGCTTACTGGCTATTTGGCCGGACTGGCGCAGCGAAGGCAGCCAAATTTGATTTTTTATAACTTACTCATAACAGGCGTTGGTTTGCTCTTGTTTGAGTTTATTAACTATGGTATCAATCGGTTGTTCAAACTCATTGATATTGATTTGAAGTTTGCTCTCACCCATTACATGCTTCCGAGTGTTCTATTTAATCTGCTTGTCGCCTTGATTTGCTACGTTCCCATCCGCAAGCTGCTTGAAGGAAAGCGGATTGTGCCGTCCGGAAACGAAGATTAA
- the mreC gene encoding rod shape-determining protein MreC, whose amino-acid sequence MFKFMGNKRLIFLMFGLVCFFILMGLTLGNRAPMTWPEKFVKDSVSWTQGLFYKPAAHVAGFFEDIRQLRVIYEENKTLKLTLTQYARDTQRLNELESQNKRLMEALGFTERQRQANVYTYRIAEVVTIDPDPYNSTVTINLGDKDGIKENMAVMTVDGLVGRVSKVFGFHSNVQLLTETNDTDNNSKAIAVTVKGNESQPFGMIESYDSKTGELVMNKVEHADDMKIGETIITSGMGQVFPKGIEVGTISSIGPGEFGITYKVMVKPKASFNRIREVFVVEVPEVK is encoded by the coding sequence TTGTTTAAATTTATGGGCAACAAGAGGTTGATTTTTCTGATGTTCGGTCTAGTCTGCTTTTTTATTTTGATGGGACTGACACTCGGGAACCGGGCACCCATGACGTGGCCGGAGAAATTCGTCAAAGACTCGGTATCATGGACGCAAGGACTCTTCTACAAGCCCGCTGCGCACGTAGCGGGTTTCTTTGAAGACATCCGTCAACTAAGAGTCATCTACGAGGAAAATAAGACGCTGAAACTAACTCTTACGCAGTATGCACGAGATACACAGCGTTTGAATGAGCTAGAATCACAAAACAAGCGATTAATGGAGGCTCTTGGCTTCACAGAAAGACAGCGTCAAGCTAACGTGTATACGTATCGCATTGCTGAGGTTGTAACCATTGATCCGGATCCGTATAATAGCACGGTTACCATTAATTTAGGCGATAAAGATGGCATCAAAGAGAATATGGCCGTCATGACCGTAGATGGGTTGGTCGGCAGGGTGAGTAAGGTGTTTGGTTTCCATTCCAATGTTCAATTACTCACGGAAACCAATGATACTGATAATAACTCTAAGGCGATTGCTGTCACGGTGAAGGGGAATGAGAGTCAACCTTTCGGGATGATTGAGTCTTATGACTCCAAAACCGGCGAGCTTGTGATGAACAAGGTCGAACATGCTGACGATATGAAAATCGGAGAAACCATCATTACATCAGGCATGGGGCAAGTATTTCCTAAGGGCATTGAGGTAGGGACAATCTCTTCCATAGGTCCAGGGGAATTCGGCATTACATACAAGGTTATGGTGAAGCCCAAAGCTTCGTTCAATCGTATCCGTGAAGTGTTTGTTGTCGAAGTCCCGGAAGTGAAATGA
- a CDS encoding rod shape-determining protein, with translation MFGGFTKDLGIDLGTANTLVYVKGRGIVVREPSVVALRTDTKTIEAVGDAAKKMIGRTPGNIRAIRPMKDGVIADFETTATMIRYFLRQAQKQRWLFPRHPNVMVCVPSGITAVEKRAVEDATKQAGAREAYTIEEPFAAAIGADLPVWEPTGSMVVDIGGGTTEVAVISLGGIVTSRSIRIAGDEMDEAITQYIKRTYNLMIGERTSETLKLEIGSALPMDKPESLEIRGRDLVSGLPKTLSVSSDEITESLTDTVNAIVEAVKVTLEKCPPELSADIMDRGIVLTGGGGLLRNLDRLLARETGMPVLVAENPLDCVAIGTGRALENIHLFKNRSGSSSRYKR, from the coding sequence ATGTTCGGTGGTTTTACGAAAGATTTAGGAATTGATTTAGGTACAGCGAATACACTGGTTTATGTAAAAGGCAGAGGAATTGTCGTTAGGGAGCCTTCCGTGGTTGCTCTACGTACTGATACAAAAACAATCGAGGCTGTCGGAGACGCCGCTAAAAAAATGATCGGTCGTACACCAGGCAACATTCGTGCGATTCGTCCGATGAAAGATGGGGTTATTGCCGATTTTGAGACCACCGCGACGATGATTCGCTACTTCTTAAGACAAGCACAGAAGCAGCGTTGGTTGTTCCCGCGTCACCCGAATGTGATGGTTTGTGTGCCTTCAGGCATCACAGCTGTTGAGAAGCGTGCTGTTGAAGATGCAACGAAGCAGGCTGGAGCGCGCGAGGCTTACACGATTGAAGAACCTTTCGCAGCAGCGATCGGTGCCGATCTGCCCGTGTGGGAACCAACAGGAAGCATGGTTGTCGACATTGGAGGGGGGACAACGGAGGTTGCTGTCATCTCTCTTGGAGGGATTGTAACGAGTCGTTCCATCCGAATTGCAGGCGATGAAATGGACGAAGCCATCACTCAATACATTAAACGTACGTATAATTTGATGATCGGGGAACGTACATCCGAAACGCTTAAGCTGGAAATCGGGTCGGCACTTCCTATGGACAAGCCAGAGTCCCTCGAAATACGAGGGCGCGATCTTGTTTCCGGATTACCGAAAACGCTAAGTGTTAGTTCCGATGAAATTACGGAATCATTGACAGACACGGTAAATGCGATCGTTGAGGCTGTGAAGGTTACTCTCGAGAAATGTCCACCTGAATTATCAGCGGATATTATGGATCGCGGAATAGTGCTGACGGGTGGCGGCGGCTTACTGCGTAATCTTGACCGCCTGCTTGCCAGAGAAACCGGAATGCCAGTACTCGTCGCTGAGAACCCGCTAGATTGTGTGGCGATTGGAACGGGTCGCGCTTTGGAAAATATCCATTTGTTCAAGAACAGATCAGGGTCCAGTTCGAGATATAAGCGTTAA
- the radC gene encoding DNA repair protein RadC produces MEVTSLMLREVPQEERPRERMLQYGAGALSHEELLAILLRTGTVSESALRLAGRILSESGGLRSLVDMSKDQLTQIKGIGDAKALQIQAGIELGRRLAKSAFAERVTIRSPKDIADLVSEDLRYLQKEHFVCLFLNTKNHLLAQETLSMGSLNASIVHPREVFRAAIKRSSASIICVHNHPSGDPTPSPEDIQLTHRLMEAGTIIGIEVLDHVIIGDQRFISLKEQGFM; encoded by the coding sequence ATGGAAGTCACAAGCTTGATGTTACGAGAAGTACCGCAGGAGGAAAGACCAAGAGAGCGCATGCTCCAATACGGAGCAGGGGCATTAAGTCACGAAGAATTGCTGGCCATTTTACTTCGAACAGGAACTGTGTCGGAGTCAGCGCTGCGTCTAGCAGGTCGTATATTAAGCGAAAGCGGCGGGCTGCGCAGCCTTGTTGACATGAGCAAAGATCAGCTTACCCAAATCAAGGGAATTGGTGATGCGAAGGCTTTACAAATTCAAGCCGGGATTGAGCTCGGACGCAGACTGGCTAAGAGTGCATTTGCAGAGCGAGTTACGATTCGTTCTCCCAAGGATATCGCAGATTTAGTGAGTGAGGATCTTCGCTATTTGCAGAAAGAACATTTCGTCTGCTTATTTCTCAATACGAAGAACCATTTGCTTGCGCAGGAAACATTATCGATGGGCAGCCTGAACGCTTCCATTGTTCATCCTCGTGAAGTGTTTCGCGCGGCAATCAAACGCAGCAGTGCTTCGATCATCTGTGTACACAATCATCCAAGCGGTGATCCAACTCCAAGTCCGGAGGATATTCAACTCACGCATCGGCTAATGGAGGCAGGAACTATTATTGGTATTGAAGTGCTAGATCATGTTATCATTGGTGATCAGAGATTCATAAGTTTGAAGGAACAAGGCTTTATGTAA
- a CDS encoding Rrf2 family transcriptional regulator, giving the protein MNSEFTIAVHSLVFLAHLPDHMATSEEIAVNVSTHSARIRKVMGFLRKAGYVSTKEGIGGGFILSCNPDEVTLGEIYRLTCQGSLKPSWCSGDENKTCVISSKMDLLMGKVFIDAEKQMEIYFDGHTIGSMLEQIRALECPQSNKEQLS; this is encoded by the coding sequence ATGAACAGCGAATTTACAATAGCCGTCCACAGTCTCGTATTTCTGGCTCATTTACCGGATCATATGGCAACCAGCGAAGAAATTGCTGTGAATGTATCTACCCATTCTGCTCGTATACGTAAAGTTATGGGCTTTCTACGAAAAGCAGGTTACGTTTCGACCAAAGAAGGAATCGGTGGCGGATTCATACTTAGCTGCAATCCGGACGAGGTGACACTCGGCGAAATTTACCGTTTAACTTGTCAAGGTTCCTTGAAGCCGAGCTGGTGCTCTGGTGATGAGAATAAGACCTGCGTCATTTCATCCAAAATGGATCTATTGATGGGGAAGGTTTTCATTGACGCAGAGAAGCAGATGGAAATATACTTTGATGGACATACCATCGGCAGTATGCTGGAACAAATCAGAGCGTTAGAATGTCCACAATCGAATAAAGAGCAATTGTCCTAG